Proteins encoded together in one Luteimonas fraxinea window:
- a CDS encoding ABC transporter permease/M1 family aminopeptidase: MILEFFRFELRQQLRSPLLWCLAVLFALLGFGAASSDAVQIGGAIGNVHRNAPVVVAQLFGAFTLLTMLIVPIFVSTALLRDFEQGTADLLFAGPVRRRDYLLGRIGAALLASLAVFVVIGVGLFVAQFMPWIDPARLGPVSLQPYLWSLGVLVLPNLLFVTALLAVLAVTTRSILWVYIGVLAFFVVYGVSATLIKDIDNIWLATLVEPLGVRALSRTLRYWSAEERNAGLPAFAEYLLANRALWLGVSLTLFAAAFSLFRTERSGTGRGLFRRRRVTAPATVASVVPSRAPIRVQPVFGAATAWTQTWRQVRFDTAGVLRSVPFLVMLLFGILNFVPSALFQQSLYGTSVYPVTSQMLDALRSSYSFLLMIVVMFYAGELVWKERSAKLNEVVDAMPVANRIPLLAKFLTLLVVIALFQMIGMAMAMTIQLFKGSVQLEPLVYAQALVFDSIPYVIMGGLALALQVFANNKFIGYGLLVLVLVAQAVLGMLDFTHNLYTIGAWPNAPYSDMNGYGHFLAGQLAFQGYWGLFVAALLLLAAALWVRGVDGGWRQRLADMRAQLRGGLGLAFAAAVLAFAAVGGVLFWNTNIRNDFVSPDGQLDLQARYERDYKQYESLPQPRIIASRSDIDLRPETQSMTGTLVYTVRNPHAGPITDVHIGMSDDRALVDVDLGGQTLAKHDAPLGYRIYRLATPLAPGETREFRFRVDFHPTGITSTQAQTQFVENGSFFNSGMFPQFGYSARVEISDRNERRKRDLGEPRRMPKLEDEAARANTYLTDDADWIDFSTTICTAPDQIALAPGYIEREFERDGRRCFSYAMDRPMLHFYAFLSARWEVRKGMYKDIPIEVYFDPKHPFNVDRMIEATQKSLAYYEANFTPYQHRQLRIIEFPGYGSFAQAFANTVPYSESIGFIADLRDADKLDYVFYVTAHEVAHQWWAHQVIGANVQGATMLSESLSQYSALMVMEQEYGRPRMRQFLKYELDRYLGGRGGELLEELPLYRVENQQYIHYQKGSLMFYRLREEMGEAALNRALKRFLEDKAYQQPPYATSRELLDYIRAEARPDQQTLITDLFETISFYDNRVVTATTTRRDDGRYDVTLNLHAAKRYADGTGRETAGVLDDWIEVGVFARGPSGKERDEKVLYLERHHITTADPVITVTVDEAPFEAGFDPYNKLIDRVSSDNRRRVTL; the protein is encoded by the coding sequence ATGATTCTCGAATTCTTCCGTTTCGAGCTGCGCCAGCAGCTCCGTTCGCCGCTGCTCTGGTGTCTCGCGGTGCTGTTCGCGCTGCTCGGGTTCGGCGCCGCGTCGAGTGATGCGGTGCAGATCGGTGGCGCGATCGGCAACGTGCATCGCAATGCGCCGGTCGTCGTGGCGCAGTTGTTCGGCGCCTTCACCCTGTTGACGATGCTGATCGTGCCGATCTTCGTCAGCACCGCGCTGCTGCGCGATTTCGAGCAGGGCACCGCGGACCTGCTGTTCGCGGGGCCGGTACGCCGGCGCGACTATCTGCTCGGCCGCATCGGCGCGGCGCTGCTGGCGAGCCTGGCGGTCTTCGTCGTCATCGGTGTCGGCCTGTTCGTCGCGCAGTTCATGCCGTGGATCGATCCGGCGCGCCTCGGGCCAGTGTCGCTGCAGCCGTATCTGTGGTCGCTCGGCGTGCTCGTGCTGCCGAACCTGCTGTTCGTCACGGCGCTGCTCGCGGTTCTCGCGGTGACCACGCGTTCGATCCTCTGGGTCTACATCGGCGTGCTGGCGTTCTTCGTGGTTTACGGCGTCAGTGCGACGTTGATCAAGGACATCGACAACATCTGGCTGGCGACGCTGGTCGAGCCGCTCGGCGTGCGCGCGTTGTCGCGCACGCTGCGGTACTGGTCGGCCGAGGAACGCAATGCCGGCCTGCCCGCATTCGCCGAGTATCTGCTCGCCAATCGCGCGTTGTGGCTGGGCGTATCGCTGACGCTGTTCGCGGCGGCCTTCTCGCTCTTCCGGACCGAGCGCAGCGGGACGGGGCGCGGACTGTTCAGGCGTCGACGCGTGACGGCTCCGGCCACCGTGGCATCGGTCGTGCCGTCGCGCGCACCGATCCGCGTCCAGCCTGTGTTCGGCGCGGCGACCGCCTGGACGCAGACCTGGCGACAGGTGCGGTTCGACACCGCAGGCGTGCTGCGCAGCGTGCCGTTCCTGGTGATGCTGCTGTTCGGCATCCTCAACTTCGTGCCGTCGGCGCTGTTCCAGCAGTCGCTGTACGGCACGTCGGTGTATCCGGTGACGTCGCAGATGCTCGACGCGCTGCGCAGCAGCTACAGCTTCCTGCTGATGATCGTGGTGATGTTCTACGCCGGCGAACTGGTGTGGAAGGAACGCAGCGCGAAGCTCAACGAGGTGGTCGATGCGATGCCGGTGGCCAATCGCATTCCGCTGCTGGCGAAGTTCCTGACCCTGCTGGTGGTGATCGCGCTGTTCCAGATGATCGGCATGGCGATGGCGATGACGATCCAGCTGTTCAAGGGCAGCGTGCAGCTGGAGCCGCTGGTCTACGCGCAGGCGCTGGTGTTCGACTCGATTCCCTACGTGATCATGGGCGGGCTGGCGCTGGCGTTGCAGGTCTTCGCCAACAACAAGTTCATCGGCTACGGCCTGCTGGTGCTGGTGCTCGTCGCCCAGGCCGTGCTCGGCATGCTCGATTTCACCCACAACCTCTACACGATCGGCGCGTGGCCGAACGCGCCGTATTCCGACATGAACGGCTACGGGCACTTCCTCGCCGGCCAGCTGGCATTCCAGGGCTATTGGGGTCTGTTCGTCGCAGCGCTGTTGCTGCTCGCGGCGGCGTTGTGGGTGCGCGGCGTGGATGGTGGCTGGCGCCAGCGTCTGGCCGACATGCGTGCGCAGCTGCGGGGCGGCCTGGGCCTGGCATTCGCGGCTGCAGTGCTCGCGTTCGCGGCGGTTGGTGGTGTGCTGTTCTGGAACACCAACATCCGCAACGATTTCGTCTCGCCCGATGGCCAGCTCGATCTGCAGGCCCGCTACGAGCGCGACTACAAGCAGTACGAGTCGTTGCCGCAGCCGCGCATCATCGCGAGCCGCTCTGACATCGACCTGCGCCCCGAAACGCAATCGATGACCGGCACGCTGGTCTACACCGTGCGCAATCCGCATGCCGGGCCGATCACCGACGTGCACATCGGCATGAGCGACGACCGTGCGCTGGTCGACGTGGATCTCGGTGGGCAGACGCTCGCCAAGCACGACGCGCCGCTGGGCTATCGCATCTACCGGCTCGCCACACCGCTGGCGCCGGGCGAGACGCGCGAGTTCCGCTTCAGGGTCGACTTCCATCCGACCGGCATCACCAGCACCCAGGCGCAGACGCAGTTCGTCGAGAACGGCAGCTTCTTCAACAGCGGGATGTTTCCGCAGTTCGGCTACAGCGCGCGTGTCGAGATCAGCGACCGCAACGAACGGCGCAAGCGCGATCTCGGCGAACCGCGGCGTATGCCGAAACTGGAGGACGAAGCCGCCCGCGCGAACACCTATCTGACCGACGACGCCGACTGGATCGATTTCAGCACGACGATCTGCACTGCGCCCGACCAGATCGCGCTGGCGCCGGGCTACATCGAACGCGAGTTCGAGCGCGACGGGCGTCGCTGCTTCAGCTATGCGATGGATCGCCCGATGCTGCACTTCTACGCATTCCTCTCCGCGCGCTGGGAGGTCCGCAAGGGCATGTACAAGGACATCCCGATCGAGGTGTATTTCGACCCCAAGCATCCGTTCAATGTCGACCGGATGATCGAGGCGACGCAGAAGTCGCTGGCCTACTACGAGGCCAACTTCACGCCGTACCAGCATCGCCAGTTGCGCATCATCGAGTTCCCGGGCTACGGCAGCTTCGCCCAGGCGTTCGCGAACACGGTGCCGTACTCGGAGTCGATCGGCTTCATCGCCGACCTGCGCGATGCCGACAAGCTCGACTACGTGTTCTACGTCACCGCGCACGAGGTCGCACACCAGTGGTGGGCGCACCAGGTGATCGGCGCGAACGTGCAGGGCGCGACGATGCTGTCCGAATCCCTGTCGCAGTACTCGGCGCTGATGGTGATGGAGCAGGAATACGGGCGACCGCGCATGCGCCAGTTCCTGAAGTACGAACTGGACCGCTACCTCGGCGGTCGCGGCGGTGAGCTGCTGGAGGAGCTGCCGCTCTACCGCGTGGAGAACCAGCAGTACATCCACTACCAGAAGGGTTCGCTGATGTTCTATCGCCTGCGCGAAGAGATGGGCGAGGCCGCGCTCAATCGCGCGCTCAAGCGGTTCCTCGAGGACAAGGCCTACCAGCAGCCGCCGTACGCCACGTCGCGCGAACTGCTGGACTACATCCGGGCCGAAGCGCGACCCGACCAGCAGACGCTGATCACCGATCTGTTCGAGACGATCAGCTTCTACGACAACCGGGTCGTGACGGCGACGACGACGCGTCGCGACGATGGCCGCTACGACGTCACGCTCAACCTGCATGCGGCCAAGCGCTACGCCGATGGCACCGGTCGCGAGA
- a CDS encoding ABC transporter ATP-binding protein, with amino-acid sequence MLAIRDLTKTYANGVRALDGVTLDIPRGMFGLLGPNGAGKSSLMRTLATLQSADGGSVTLDGSDGPIDVLRDKDAVRRQLGYLPQDFGVYPKVSALDLLEHFAVLKGLTDRKQRREVVDGLLVQVNLWDARKRKLGTFSGGMRQRFGIAQALLGNPRLVIVDEPTAGLDPEERNRFLNLLAAIGEDVVVILSTHIVEDVTDLCPTMAIMNRGQVLLTGRPSDAIEALSQQVWRKQVTKDTLAGYEAAHTVLSTRLVAGQPVIHVHSADRPEDGFVQIDPDLEDVYFQRLRLQARQQATPAPVV; translated from the coding sequence ATGCTCGCGATCCGTGACCTGACCAAGACCTATGCCAATGGCGTGCGCGCCCTCGACGGCGTGACGCTCGACATCCCGCGCGGCATGTTCGGGTTGCTGGGTCCCAACGGCGCGGGCAAGTCCTCGCTGATGCGCACGCTGGCGACACTGCAATCGGCCGACGGCGGCAGCGTCACGCTCGATGGCAGCGACGGTCCGATCGACGTGCTGCGCGACAAGGATGCGGTGCGCCGCCAGCTGGGTTATCTGCCACAGGATTTCGGCGTGTATCCCAAGGTGAGCGCGCTGGATCTGCTCGAACACTTCGCCGTGCTCAAGGGCCTGACCGATCGCAAGCAACGGCGTGAGGTCGTCGACGGCCTGCTCGTGCAGGTGAACCTGTGGGATGCGCGCAAGCGCAAGCTCGGTACGTTCTCCGGCGGCATGCGCCAGCGCTTCGGCATCGCCCAGGCGCTGCTCGGCAATCCGCGTCTGGTGATCGTCGACGAGCCCACCGCCGGTCTCGATCCAGAAGAGCGCAACCGGTTCCTCAATCTGCTGGCGGCGATCGGCGAAGACGTGGTGGTGATCCTGTCGACGCATATCGTCGAAGACGTCACCGATCTCTGCCCGACGATGGCGATCATGAACCGCGGTCAGGTGCTCCTGACCGGGCGCCCGAGCGATGCGATCGAAGCGCTGTCGCAGCAGGTCTGGCGCAAGCAGGTCACCAAGGACACGCTCGCCGGTTACGAGGCTGCGCACACGGTGCTGTCGACGCGGCTGGTCGCCGGCCAGCCGGTGATCCACGTGCACAGTGCGGATCGTCCGGAGGACGGCTTCGTGCAGATCGATCCGGATCTCGAAGACGTGTACTTCCAGCGCCTGCGTCTGCAGGCGCGGCAGCAGGCCACGCCTGCGCCGGTCGTCTGA